CCGGCCGCATATAACAACGCCCACCGGCTCCTGCGCCACGCAGACGCCGGCGAAAATGATCGTTCCGAGGACCCACACGCCACCAAGACGGCTACCCATCGGCTACCCAGTCCCGTGTTGCGGTCTGTGATGCAGGCTTCGATGCGATATCACGGGGCCGAGACTGCCGCCACAGCGCGCGGCGATCCCGGACAAGCACACTAAAAGGCCCGGCATAACCGGGCAGATCCACCGTGTTGGTTGGTGGAGGCGGCGGGAATCGAACCCGCGTCCGAAGAGAGGAACGACACTGCGTCTACGAGCGTAGCGGCCGATTCGATCTCGCCGTGGCTTCCCTGGTCGCCCGGTATCCCCGGCCAGCCCGAATTTGGTTCCCGCGTCCCTTAGCGGGCGTTTGGGACGTCGGTATCCAACCCAGTTGATGTCTCATCCGAAGCGGGTTGGCTCGCCCCGGGAGACATGGCTACGTTAAGCAGCCAGTGCCAGTTCGTTGTTGGCAGTTATTCTTTTCCCGCGTTTTACGAGACTCGGGGATCTCGGCTCGCAGCCTTGCCTTTCCTGTCTCCCCGTCGAAACCAATCGCCCCCAAACCGCACTCACAAAGCTATTATACCCCCAAGATGGGGGTGGGTCAAACATACGGCGAATGCATAGTTTATGGTGAACAGTTGATAGTGAACGGCGAGCGCAAAGGACCACCGGAGCGCAACGGCCCGGTCACTTCACCCCGAACACATGCATCGTGGTCTGCCGGTACACCTGTCCCGGTCGCAGGACGACGGATGGGAACTCGGGTTTGTTGATGGAGTCCGGGTAGTGCTGGGTCTCCAGGCAGAACCCCCCGTGCTTCTGGTAGACCACGCCGCCCTTGCCCTTGAGGGTGCCGTCCAGGAAGTTCCCGGTGTACAGCTGGATGCCGGGTTCCGTCGTGTAGATCTCCATCACGCGCCCCGTGGTAATCTCCTCAACCCGCGCAGCGAAGGCCAACTTACCGCCGCCTGAATCCAGGCAGAAATTGTGGTCATATCCGCCCGGGTCGCCCGTCATCATGTCGATGTCCCGGCCAATGCGCTTGGGGCGGGTGAAGTCCAGCGGCGTGCCGGCCACGGGTGCGATCTCGCCCGTGGGAATGAGAGTGTCATCCACCGGCGTATAGTGCGAGGCCGCCAGGGTCAGGCGATGGCCGAGAATATCCCCCTTCTCCGGACCGGCCAGATTGAAGTAGCTGTGGTGCGTGAGGTTGACCGGGGTGGCCTTGTCGGTAGTGGCCCGGTAGTCGATGCGCAGGGCGTTGTCATTGGTGAGGGTGTATGTGACGCGCACTCGCAGGTTTCCCGGGAACCCCTCTTCCCCATCTGGGCTCAGGTATTCGAAACGCACCGCCGGACCGGCGGCAGTCCGGAGCGGCGTGGCCTTCCATACCACCTTGTCAAAGCCCACAATGCCGCCATGGAGGGTGTTCGGGCCATTGTTGGCCGCAAGGAGGTACTCCTTGCCATCCAGCGTGAACCTAGCTCCCCCAATGCGGTTCGCCACCCGGCCCACGGTTGCGCCGAAGTACGGGTGCCCGGCGAGGTACGCGTCCAGATTGTCGAAGCCCAGGACCACATCGCCCAATTTGCCTTCGCGGTCCGGTACGTGCAGTTCAGTAAGCAGCGCGCCGTAGGTCATGATCTTCGCGACCAGGCCGTTGACGTTAGTCAGGACGTACAGGTCCACGGGCTTGCCTTGCTCGGGAGTTTTCCCGAAGTCCAGGCGCTGGATGCTCGGCCTCGCGGCGAAGCTCGTGGAGATGAGAATGAGAAGGCAACTACACAACACGGTGGCGCGCATGGTGAGGCCTCCTTCGTATCTGTGGCTGAGACTGGTCAGCGGTTCCGCTGCCCCTCAGTCGTCGAAACTATTGTCTTTGATGAACTGAATCAGCTCTGTCAGCGTGGTCGTCGCCAGGCAGACGCAGGTGTCCGCCGCGCCGTAGTACACCCGGAGTTCGTCGGTCTCCGGGTCGTGGGTCGCAGCCACCGGAAAGACCACGTTCGGCGTGTCGCCCACACATTCATAGAGGGCTGTGGGCGCAAGGATGTAGCGGCTGGTGCGATAGAGCACCCTCCACGGCTCGTCAAGATCAAGAAGCGCCGCACCCGCGCTGTAGACGAAGCCATTGCAGGACGTGAGCACCCCGTGATAGATCATTACCCACCCTTCAGGGGTCTCGATGGGCACGGGTCCCGCGCCGATCTTCGTGCTCTGCCACCCGCCGCGCCGGCCCATGACGAACCGATGCTTGCCCCAGTAGATCAGGTCTTTCGAGAAGCACAGGAAGATGTCGCCGAAGGGCGTGTGGCCCATGTCGCTGGGCCGGTGGAGCATACAGTACTCCCCATTGATCTTGCGCGGGAAAAGCACCGCATTGCGATTGCACGGCGGCAGGGCTATCTCCAGAAGCTCAAAGTCCTCGAAGTCGTCAGTCACTCCCATGCCGATGCACGGGCCGTGGTAGCCATGGCACCAAGTCACGTAGTAGCGGCCGTCAAGCTGGGTGATGCGCGGGTCATAGCCGTACTCGAAGCGCGAGAGATCACAATTGCCACAGCGCCACCGGATCGGTTCCGGCGAAATGTGCCAGTCGATGCCGTCCTTGCTCTGGCCGGAGTGAAGCGTCATGTTCCGGGCCTGGTCGTCCACCCGGAAGACCCCCCGGTACTCGTCGCCCACCCGGATGACGCTGCTGTTCATGATGCTGTTGGAGGTGGGCGTCGCATTGCGGTGGATGATGGGGTTACCGGGATAGCGCTTCAGGAGTGGCTCGTTTGCTGGACTGAGTTCGTGCATGGTGCCTCACCGGTGTCCGATTCAATGAACGGCGTTGAACTCGCGGATCGCGTCGAACATCGCCAGCAAATTCGGGACCGGCGTGTTCGGCTGGATATTGTGGATGGTGTTGAAAACGAACCCGCCTCCAGGAGCGAAGACTTCCAGGCGCTCCAGGACCTCGGCGCGCACTTCCTCGGGCGTGCCGAAGGGCAGCGTGCGCTGGGTGTCGACTCCGCCACCCCAGAAGGTGATGCGGTCGCCGAAATCCGCCTTCAGCCCCCGCGCCTCCATGCCATCCGCAGAGCATTGGACCGGGTTCAGGATGTCAAAGCCGGCGTCGATGAAGTCTTCCAGAAGCGGGCGAATGCCGCCGCAGGAGTGGATGAAGGTCTTCCACCGGGTGTTCGCGTGGATCCAGTCATTCACCGCGCGATGGAAGGGCTTGAACAGGTCGCGGTAGCTCTCCACCGACGCAAAGGGCCCGCGCTGGGTCCCGAAGTCGGTCCCGGTAACCATTGCGACCTGCACGGCGTCACCAACCACCGCGGCGATGCGCTCGAGGTTGCGAAGGGCGATTTCGCACTGTCTGGCGAAAACGATCTTCACATAGTCGCGGCGGGCGACCGTGGATATGTACCATTCCTCCACGTCGCGGATTCCCTTCGGATGCTTCAGGAAAGGCGCAGGGACAAGGGCAATGTCACCGAATCCAGTGCCGCCGAAATTGGCGACCACTGCCCGGTCTGACGCATCCAGGTCTGCAGCCAGAGTGCTGTAGCGCGCCAGTTCACCCTCAGTGACCGGCTGAAACTCCTCCAGATTGTCTTCAGGGTCCAGGCTCGCGTCGTCAATCGGCTCCTGTCGAATAATGCTGTCGAAGTAGAAGCCGCCCGCGGGCATCCGGCCACTGGGCGGCACAGTCTGGTCGCCGCCAGGGTACTGGAGCAGATCGCCGTTGGGTTCGGGCTGGGTGTTGAAGCCTCCCGGAACGAGGACCGGCGTCCCGTCCGGCATGTCCCAGGGCTTCCAGTCCTCGGCGGGGTACCCGAAGAGGGTGTCCTTCCCGCCGATGCCCACGGTGTCGATGCCCAGAGCTTCGCGCAGATCATCGGTGACTTCGCCCAGCATCTGGTACGGCTCGATCACCCGTACGCGATCACCGGGCTTGTCAAGACCCAGCGCCAGGCGCAGCTTCGACAGCGTAGACGCAGAGATGCCCGAGACCGGCGTGGCGCCGATGTCCAGGGGCACGCGGTCAGGCTCGCGATGGTCGATTGCCGCAAGGACTCTCTCGCGGGAGGTCATGTCGCCCACCTCGGGTCAAGTCACGGGAAGAGCACGTCGGCTTCTTCCTTGACGATGCGCTTGATGTCCTGCTCGCACTCGGGCGTCAGCGGGTAGCGCAGGAAATGCCGCCAGGTGCTGAAGATGCCCATCTCCACGAGAAGCCGCTTCTGCCCGGCCAGCCAGCACGCGATGCTCTCGCCCCCGAAAACCGCGTACATCATGGTGTTCATGCGCTCCTGCAAGGCATTCGCAGTGGTCAG
This region of Armatimonadota bacterium genomic DNA includes:
- a CDS encoding galactose mutarotase; the protein is MRATVLCSCLLILISTSFAARPSIQRLDFGKTPEQGKPVDLYVLTNVNGLVAKIMTYGALLTELHVPDREGKLGDVVLGFDNLDAYLAGHPYFGATVGRVANRIGGARFTLDGKEYLLAANNGPNTLHGGIVGFDKVVWKATPLRTAAGPAVRFEYLSPDGEEGFPGNLRVRVTYTLTNDNALRIDYRATTDKATPVNLTHHSYFNLAGPEKGDILGHRLTLAASHYTPVDDTLIPTGEIAPVAGTPLDFTRPKRIGRDIDMMTGDPGGYDHNFCLDSGGGKLAFAARVEEITTGRVMEIYTTEPGIQLYTGNFLDGTLKGKGGVVYQKHGGFCLETQHYPDSINKPEFPSVVLRPGQVYRQTTMHVFGVK
- a CDS encoding glycoside hydrolase family 130 protein, producing the protein MHELSPANEPLLKRYPGNPIIHRNATPTSNSIMNSSVIRVGDEYRGVFRVDDQARNMTLHSGQSKDGIDWHISPEPIRWRCGNCDLSRFEYGYDPRITQLDGRYYVTWCHGYHGPCIGMGVTDDFEDFELLEIALPPCNRNAVLFPRKINGEYCMLHRPSDMGHTPFGDIFLCFSKDLIYWGKHRFVMGRRGGWQSTKIGAGPVPIETPEGWVMIYHGVLTSCNGFVYSAGAALLDLDEPWRVLYRTSRYILAPTALYECVGDTPNVVFPVAATHDPETDELRVYYGAADTCVCLATTTLTELIQFIKDNSFDD
- a CDS encoding methyltransferase; amino-acid sequence: MTSRERVLAAIDHREPDRVPLDIGATPVSGISASTLSKLRLALGLDKPGDRVRVIEPYQMLGEVTDDLREALGIDTVGIGGKDTLFGYPAEDWKPWDMPDGTPVLVPGGFNTQPEPNGDLLQYPGGDQTVPPSGRMPAGGFYFDSIIRQEPIDDASLDPEDNLEEFQPVTEGELARYSTLAADLDASDRAVVANFGGTGFGDIALVPAPFLKHPKGIRDVEEWYISTVARRDYVKIVFARQCEIALRNLERIAAVVGDAVQVAMVTGTDFGTQRGPFASVESYRDLFKPFHRAVNDWIHANTRWKTFIHSCGGIRPLLEDFIDAGFDILNPVQCSADGMEARGLKADFGDRITFWGGGVDTQRTLPFGTPEEVRAEVLERLEVFAPGGGFVFNTIHNIQPNTPVPNLLAMFDAIREFNAVH